In the genome of Euleptes europaea isolate rEulEur1 chromosome 4, rEulEur1.hap1, whole genome shotgun sequence, the window CAGAGGTCTAACTTTTTGGAAGCTCATATCCTTTAAGACATTAAGCTGATAAAATCACATGTAGACTCAAAGATAGTGATAAAAGTTAACCCTCCACAAACTAGCTGTGCTCAGTCTTGGCCAATAGTACAGTTTAGACGATTATGCAAATTTTTCCTTGTAGAATGGAGAAAAAATTGATGTCCCAAACAAATCCTCAATGGAATTGATTTGCAAAGGATGTTCAGGAGATATTAGAAGTGCAATAAACAGTCTTCAGTTTTCTTCTTTGAAAGGTAAATGCAGAATTTTTCAGCTAAGGTATGTCTGCCCTTTCTGTTTTAACACTGGTTGAGTAGTCTTGCAGATGTTATTTCATTCCAGTTGCTTActattatgtgtgtgtatgtgtgtatgggccatcaagtcgcagccaacctctgacgaccccaacaaggggttttcaaggcaagtaagaagcagagatggtttgccattaccttcctctgcagagatttaattggaggtttcccttccaagtattgatcctactttgcttccgagatctgacgagatttggctataccatactgccttccctccgcTCGCTATTATACTGACTCGTTATTACATGGAGTTTAATATACTGGAGTATTTACTTTCTTTATACTAGTTAATTAGGGTCCAAAAACAAGTTGCAAGCTGACTAAAGTAAATACTATAAATTAGCGGGATAGTGAATATGTGAATGTATAATTAATTACAAATTGAGCAGTTAAGTTTGAGTGCCAATAGTAGAGTGGATTAATGTGAATGTTTCTATTTAATATCCATGAGTTGCAAGTAACCGTGATTTTTGTTTTTAGTAGCTGGTTTTGACAAAATGTCAGCTCAAATGttctctctgtcagcctaacctaactcacaggattgttgcggTGATAAAATTGAAAGGGAAATATGTATGCTGCCTCTAGCTCTTTgggggaaaggcagaataaaaatcaaataattgtagtaatttattttatttactttatttatagtctgcttttctcactaagACCCAAGGTAGATTATAGGATtgaaacaatgcagtaagaacaacataaaactggattacagaattagagatcAGTGCACAAAAAAGTGTTCTGTATTATCTATACTGGTTTCACATTAAACATTATTTCTTTTCAATAAAGTGTTCATCTTCTGCAGAATTGAATGATCCATAGATTGTTTTGCATTAAGATTTTCATATCGACACAGTGAAGCCTTAATACTTAATAGAACAATAGGATTGTTCGTAATGTTACTGTTTTCTGactcatttattttttatattcttAAGATTTacatgcatttccccacattatagaatataataaacATGAAATCAAAGGGTTCTTCGTAGCTAATCTTTGGCCTAATAAGCAtgtcattttttttctatttaagCAAGCGCTATCTTGTTTTACaaaattgctgatttttttttcctattgCTAGAGTGCTCATTGGAGAACAACTTGTGGTCACAGAGAAAAGGGAATTCTACATTAAAATGTGATTTATTATGTaaagtgaaaaagaaaaactCTTTAGAAGGCCAGGAGCTACAAGCTGTCGGTAGCAAAGATGCATCCATCTTCCTTTTCCATGCTTTGGGGAAAATACTTTACTGCAAAagtaagaaaactgtgacttttTGAACTTCACTGTTAGGTGGAAGGAAAAAATCTTCATGTAATTCATTCTTAATAATTTCTGCCTGTGCTTGCAGCTGAATTAACTTGCTGCATTGGCTACAATAATACAACACGAAGATGTTATCAGTGTAtcaatttcagttttttctccTAATTTGAATGGTCACATTTATGTTTTCTGGAATATCATATGCATATGAaaaggttttttatttatttgaagtcCTGTATCATTTCCTGTCATCTCAACCAGTTTATAGGGTTCCTTTTTAGAAATTACACTGCATGTTCCTCTCGTCTATCATTTAGatgatttcagagggtagccatgtcggcCTGCATTATAACAGCTAGATTAGGTGCGATGAAACTCAGGtaggatgctgctacagtcatcttgtttgtgggcttcctagatgcacctggttggccactgtgtgaacaggctgctggacttgatgggtcttggtctgatccagcagggccagcagggccttttcttatgttcttagccatGTTCACCAGCATAAACAAGGTTTCAGTTGCAAACAGACCCCTTATCTTTCCACTGTCTCTCCCTCCATAAGAAAAGTAGTCATCCTTCAGGCATTTAATAATGTTGAGTACAAGCTGTTCTTTTATAGGGGAGCAAATAATGGAGTAATGTGTTGTTCTTTTATAGGGGAGCAAATAATGGAGTTGGGCTTTCCTTGCCTACCAGCTCATTTATCACAACACGAACGAAGCCCCTTGCTTGTGCAACCTGAGGTAAAAGCCTGTTACTATTAGTACCTGTGTGTGTGCAAGATGAAAAAATGAAGTTTCCCCCCAATGAAATACAACACTAATTGTGTGTATTCTTTTTTTATTAGGATGTCATAGAAAAATCACACATGCCTggggatttatttaatttatatctgCATCAAAACTATGTAGACTTTTTCTCTGATATAGAGGATCTTGTGAGAGCTAGTGAATATCTGAGTACTGCTGACTTGCTCTGCAGCAACTGGGATGtaagttcttttaaaaattcaattcagTTTGTTATACTAATTTATGAACACTAGAAGAGTAACTCTCATGAAGGATAAATATTGTGAGCCAAGTAAAGCTGAAAATGAACATCTTTTGCATTTTACAGTAGGTGTGAGTCACTGCTAATTTGTAGAATGCCTTGTATCTGTTATCCAGTTCAGCTTGTTTTCTTATTCTTGCATGGTGTTTTTACATAACATAAATGTTTGCTGTGTTACTCTGCCAACACATTGGGTCCATTTAGAAAGTACCTCCTGAATAATTTTCAGTCCTGTCTGTCTATAGTCTAGTTTTCACATTCATTTTCAACACAATAAGAGTTGTTTCACGTGGTAAATATTTCTTACAAGTTTGCTCACAGACATCAACACTACAGGTGTACTTGAATTAAAAGACTACTTAATATGTTATGGTAAATTCTAGTTGTCACAATGTGTGTGTACGTGTTGTTATTAATACAGATCAATTAAGTGAACTAATCTATCTCATAGCTTTCCTTTGTCAAAATGAACATGGTGTTTGTAATGTTATAGTCTAGAATCCAGCTATTCATAGGTAAAAAGTGTACATTTTATGTAGTTAACTATCAGGTTTTGGCTCATAAACTATGTATGTTAGAGGCTGGCTATGATCCTGCCACAAGGTGAAGGCTTGCAATATAGGATCTCTAAAACTGGAGAGTCTAGAAACTGATATGTACAGAACATGCGGGTGATACGCCCTGAGAAGTCTTAGCAAAACAGAATTCCAGCggtaccttaaacactaacaacgTTTAATTTTATAAGAGCTTTTGtgtgtcacagctcacttcaagTTCGCCTTGCCTGGATATTCCATTCATATCCTatttctgctttcctttcttcATGTAATGTCTTGCCAAAATATTCAGATTTTGCCACTGGTATGGACAAGAAATATTTATAGTGGTTTTGGATGTAAGTTCTGAGATCTTGCTAGTACTGTGTATCTACAAAAgtttaaatgaaaaacaaaacaaaaactcctTTCCTTCCACTGTGTTTTTGCTACTCTGTGATGAATTGGAAAAGATCTTGAAATTTTGTATCTATAAAATATATTTGAGTTCAACACTTAAGAGTAGTACTTAGTAGTGTTACAAATGCCAATACACTGTGCATTTGAATCTCTTCACATTGATCTTGTTTTTAACtatttaactgtttttaattatCATATGCAACTCTACAACTTCAGTTTATTATGTCCCATAGGCACGACCTACACTCCAGGAGTACAGTGCATCTGTGGTCGCAAGAGGCATGATGCATTCAAACAGAGCTAGAGCCTTTGCCCACAGCAAAGGAGGAATGGGCTTTCGACCCCTTCATAAACCACAGTGGTTCCTAATTAATAAGAAGGTAATTACACTGCGACTTGGGAAGATGTGCTTGTTAAGTATTCAAGTTCAGATGTGATTCCCAATACTGTTACTTTAAAAATAGAATCAAATTGTGCAATGCCACTTTGATCTGCTGTGTGAAATATTTGCGATAAACCTCTCAATTACTAAATCAGACGGTTCTCAGTAAGGATTGTCTTGTCTcattaagcaaaataaaatattctgGAGGAGTCATCCCCACAGTATCATCTAGGATAGTCCAACTGTGCTAGCTTTCAAGAGGCAATATAATTCCTGGCTACCACATCAACAATGTCTATTCCAACAGGTGCACTCCAGCATCCTCTGCAACATAGCAAGGGATCCTGAAATGCCTCTTTTGGATAGTGAAGTATTGCTACACAGAATAAAAACTGACTTGGGCCAACCTTGGAGCTATTTATTTATACGATTCCCCCAAGAAAAGCTGCAATACATTTTAGTGGGTTGGAAGTTGGATTGGAAAGAAATAACATGATATTTTAAACCCTTGAAATTGCATAGTGGATCATTAATAACCACTTCTCAATAGCTATTTTACAGAGCAATCTTGCAAAACAatttgtatgtgttaagtgccatcaagtagcttccgactcttggcgaccctatgaatcagtgtcctccaaaatgtcctatctttaacagccttgctcaggtcttgcaaattgagggctgtgacttcctttatagagtcaatccatctcttgttgggtcttcctcttttcctgctgccctcaacttttcctagcatgatcgtcttttccagtgactcttgtactttggtcacgttatgagaagacgatagcctcagtttagtcattttagcttctagggtcagttcaggcttgatttgatctataaccctctgatttAACAGGCTAATGTTTATAATTgattaaaaatcaattttttttgaAGTGTAGTAGGTATAATAACAAAAAAATCTTGTGTTGTATCCAAAAGGTTTATTCATTCATAAAACAATACTTGTTTGTTCCTTCTCCTTACTAGTATCAGGAAAACTGCATTGCTGCAAAATCCCTCTTCTCAAGTTTCTGCTTACCACCACTGTGTCTTCAGACCCAGCTATTACCTTACCTTGCCCTGCTGACAAATCCAATGAGAAATCAAGGTATGCTTAAAATGTTTAACTTCTGTCCAGAATATGAttggaaatgaaataaataaaagctaaacTTGGTCAGGCAAAGAAGAGTAAAGCATAAGTACTAACGTTTGGTAAACTCCAGTGTTAATTCTGGCATGGTTTATGCATAATGGCAAACTGGTCTGCTACCTAAACAGGACTGGTGATTGCTTGGGCTAGCACACTCATCAGGCAAAAGAAAATACTCTTCCCTCCTTTCTCTGTTAACACGTGGTATTTTTGCAGCAAGTTCCTAAACCATGCTGTTGCGGAAAACCCGGGttcgagggggaggaaaagagacccaaaaaaacgttatcaagaaaaacagtttttattCCAGCTGGACACGCAGTTGCTTTAACAAGCGAAATAACTGAGCCCCGATTCTACCGGGGAgaagacatttatccaaaaccGTGCTCTGACGGGGCCACATCAACATTCCGTGGTTATCTGGTTGTTTAACATtgtctggagcctaagagctcCAACAGCTTTTTTCCGGTTTTCAGCTCTTGTttatcgttcaccatgactttccatgactctTCCCCCAGTACCTCCAACacagagttatcctgcccagcaacaagctaatcccttgctgtcctaatacatttcaataattgtacagaaaggaaaagaggttatcacacactattaaatcagactacttaagtggatcttccatattcaggggaaatctatcttgcAGTCTCAATGATTTTTATGTTCCCTGCAAACTAGGAAGATTAATCTTGGTCTGCAAATTGCAAACCATCGTTTGGCTTGGATATAAAAGCAAACTATGTCTTGCTGAGTTCCTAATGAGCTGACGGTGTGTCAGGGGAGGAGGCAGAACACTGGTGCGAGGATCCATCATGTTTATTCACATGGCAACAAATAGCAGTTTGCCATTACATCTGAACCAAGCCATTGAGTGTTTAATATTCATGTTGAAGTCGAAATTCTTGGTCTCCTGAACACTTGTGCCAGCATACTTGCTTGTGATGCTTTGCAGTATTGCTTCAAAATTAACTTTCTGTCACTATATACCCTTATACTGGATGGCAGTGGCTAACAGCACTCTAAGCCCAATCTTGCAGCAATTATTCCTGTGCTGGTAGGGGTGGTTGACTATTGCTTACAGGAAAAACCTTGTTAAGCAGAAAAGTACTCAGTCaggaatttgtttttaaatttaaggCAGAATCTTTTCAAATAGGCCAAAAGTTATACTGTCTTGGGGGCTGTTTCATGACATCTGTGATGTCTACAGGCAATATCCAGTATGTTGGGGACTATCGTGCAGCTTTGTTACTTACGCGAACTCAATGCTGGTGCTAGCAAGAGAAAGGATGGCCAGAAAATATTTAAAGTACTACCAAGAATACATGCATAAGGGCTATCACTATATAATGCTTTGTGCTTTACAGTCTAGAGATTAATTCTGAAGGTGGcaaacccaggttaaaatccccagtTGGTCTTTAGGAAAACTGCTACCTCATTCTAGTTCACAGGGTTGCTTTGAGCGCAAGGCAATATACCAGTGTGACAAATCTATCACAAAAACATGGTTGCTTAAGTGCTAAATCCTGTCTATCCTTTTTCTTGTTTAACATATTCAATCTTTTGcctagggagaaaaaaaattacctGTTTTCCTGCTCTTTTATTATTGATATTATGAAATCAATATATTGTAACACATCTATTCATATTAATTTATATTCAAAATACCTTATCCGTGTGTTTACACCTTTGCACAAACCAACAGTGTAAATCATATGAGTACTGCATTATTAGGAGCCTCGTACCATCAGCACTTCTTATAAATAACCACATTATATTTTATGTAAAAGAAAATAAActttattttgtgatttcaaaGAAAGATGTGCTACTCTCAGTCAACCCTCTGATTTAAAAATGGAATGCTACATCTTATATTCTTCAATTCTAGTTGAAGCATATACAAAGTAAATGGTGCATAGTTGTGCACCATTTACTTTGTATATACACACAAGTTTACTGGATTAAATTAGAATGAAACACATAACTAAAGCTCAACTCTAAGCAAAATAGATGTAAAATGACTTAAGAACAATTTTTGTGTATCCTTTCTCAGCTCAGATAACATTTATTCAGGATGTTGGAAGGCTCCCTTTAAAGAAACACTTTGGAAGGTAACAGTCTCAAAAGCTTTATAAAAGGAAAATACCTGTTATGCCTGTCTTGCAAAACTACATCTGTCTGACTTTACTATCAGAATACGCTTTCATAAAACTCAATATGATCACTCTTATATCAAGTTTGCTGCGTATTCTGCACAAATATTGGGTTCACTGAACAAGTGTAAAATCTTGTGTAGCTAAACAAACCCTTGAAGGCTCAAGACAAGCTATCAATAGCATTTAGAAATCCCATTGTGTCAAATTGCAGTTCAGCATAAAAACGGTGGACTCGTTCTTCTGCAGTCTTTCTGCAAAGTGTACAAGATGTCCTGTGTCCTTTCCACCCTTCCAAGCTTACTAGATGGTCTGTACCATTCAACTTTCAGATACCTTTCACCTTTCAAATACCTTTAGGTATATTGGTCCCCTCCAATTAGCCTGTCCCTGATCTTGTCATTTACCTCCTGGTTAAGCTAGATAGGTCCTCAGCAGTTCCAGGAGGATAGCAAAACACTTCcatcacatgcacatacacatgaTACTGCTAAACCTTGATTCTCTATATTCTCTGCAAAGAATCAGGTATGTAGTAGTCGtttccttttctccccagcggCCTACATACACTTAGGGAAGACAtacctgccccttcccccccacccgcaatTTTAGAAACACTGTTATACTTTTctaaccctataaatcaatgagGGAGAGCAAAGACATGTAGTAATCACCAATTAGGTGTTGACATAATTGCGGTGAATGTTCCTCAGCACACAACCATAGCACTCAGTTTTCtctatccattaaaaaaaaatcacagctgtAGAATGTTCCCTAGACCCATAGTAATACAAGTTGTCAGAACAGTAACTGATGGAGAATTTAAGCTTTTGCATGTTGTAAATATTAGGAGGAAGAATTGATATACTTGGAATAGTATATCTTCTGGTTGCCTTAGATATTCTGAGTCTGTACACAAGAGATAAGATACTCTTCTTCTACAATGCATTGCTATTGCTGTTTCATAGGCTGAAGCTTGAAATTCTTACTGATAAAGATTCTGCCATTCAAGTCTTGGACAGCgatgatgaaagtgattttgctGGAATGCAGTCCACAAATGTGAAGGTCCAACTGGAGAACAATACTAGTGAAAGGAATGAGTCAGATGAGTGTCTTCTTTCAGCCAGTCAGGCTCTTGGAAATGAACTGTCATGCAGCCAACCTCAGCCTGTGACCGCACAAGCAATCATGGAGGACGATGAGCTAAATATAGAGGAATATGATACTGACTGAACAATGGAAAATGGCAACACCAATGCTGTTATAATTTCAgttgaatattttattttataagaaTTCTTATTCAGAGAAAGACTGTGAAAGCTCTTGATAAGGAAATTTCACTTCAGCAAGCCATTACTGATTTGCCATGTCTTCGCGCTTATTCTTCACATGGTTACACTATGGCGTCTATCAGGTTGTTGCATTTCTGGATTTTATTTAAGTCTACTATGAAAAGCCCAACCTATGTTAAATTTAATTAAAGATGTTGTTCCCCAGACACATGGGTATGTAAAAGTAATAATATTTTGGCGCTGGATTTCTGTCCTTCAGGTATTTTGGGAATATTGTCAATAGTTCTGTTAAGATTTCATATAGCCCTACTGTGAAATGATAAAGGATTTAAATTCTGGATCGTGTACTATTTAAGTTGTAAATAAACACCTAGGTGTTCAATTTGTTAATAAATAGTACTGTATGCAATTATAGATGTTTATAAACAAAAACATGTACAGTATTTTAcataattagtattttttaatgttttactaATTTATCCAGAAGAATTAAAGAAAGTCCTTGAATGGTATCTAATTGTTTGCAAATACTGAATAAGAATATAAGTGCTTCTAACCAATTAGCTATACCCAATTCTAAAGCTTTAACTTTAATTAGGGCTAGATGATTAACATGAAAATAGGCAActgatattttaaatatttgcatCATACTCTTGCTGTAagagataatgtgtgtgtgtagagtgccatcaagttgcagccgacttctggcgaccccttttggggttttcatggcaagagactaacagaggtggtttgctagtgccttcctctgcacagaaaccctggtattccttggtggtctcccatccaaatactaaccagggccgaccctgcttagcttctgagatctgacgagatcaggctatcctgggccatccaggtcagggcaagagataaTAGCATGCCACTAAAAACGAAACATGCCATAACaggggctgttaccacactaggtattcccagcgatgtatcaacagtttggaaatgttataaaaaatactgttcgcactttgtttggcccctttagctgtgaagacatcttccaaccattttttagccgtggcatccaaaaacccttttaaagcgatgttttttataacattttcaaactcttaatacatcgctgggaatacataatgcggtaaccctgaGGGTTCTGATCAGTGCAGTATTCCTATCAGAAGCAATGTGGACTTTGGGAAGCCAATGGTTTTTCTAGGAACGTGATGAAAGGAGTAGGTGTTCTACTTTTTAAGAAGCGATACACGCTCCCAGCGTGGATTGGGCTGCTAAAGCCGCCCCTCATCTCATAGAGCCAGCTGAGCAGAAAGGTGGCAGCACCACACCCAGCCTTGCAGGGCCAAACCAGCTGCATTAGGCCTGTGCTCCTCCTTATACATGATGACTGGGCCAGAATGGCAAAGTCACATGCCCATGCTCCTCCTAGCCAAGCCAGCTGCTGCTATGTCCACACTATTCCTCATAGGTCTGTCCAAGCCAACCCTTGCAAGGCTGGAGCATAGGCACAGTGTCTGACTTCACTCTGAGGTGCATGGGTGTTGAAGTGCCCAGCTTGACCTTGCGAGAAGCATGGGCacagttgtatttttatttacttatttatatcctgtctccccaatggggacccaaagcagcttatatcattctcctctgttttatcctcacaacaactctgtgaggtaggttagactgaagtatgtgactggcgcaaggtcatccagcaagcttccatgggttcaaacctgggttttggagatcctagtctgagacgTTGTAGTCTCTCTCTTTTGTCTTAAGAGGTAGTGGGCTTCAGcactatatttagggttgccagctccaggttgggaaatacttgggagatttttggggcggagccttaggagggcagggtttagagaggggagggactccagtgccatagagtccaattgccaaagtggccattttctccaggttaatggatctcttattggctggagatcagttgtaatagcagatctccagctagcacctgaagataggcaaccctaaccatatttgatttttaaaaaaatttccagtGTGCTATTCCTAACCCTCCATTCAAATTATTCAGTTCCAATTGCTTTTTACACTCACAtcgctctctgtgtgtgttaagtgccgtcaagtcgcttccgacttatggcaaccctatgaatgaaagtcctccaaaatgccctatctttgacagccttgctcagaaactgctgaattacagttgatattcaaactaaagacaatgcatttacctgggctgaataaagaccttgcattcatagctcattaccaatgctgatttctccatacccatctctcccctggacatcacagacacttctgcataccacacctaatcccaccacgcctgctattcacatttacatactgttaacatttacatactaatgcttgtctgaattcactctcctctacttaaagacagatggattcacatctgaagaagtgagctgaggctcataccctgccagaaaatatttttgttagtccttaaggtgctactggactcttgctcttttctactagccttgctcaggtcttggaaattgagggctatggcttcctttattgagtccatccatctcttgttgggtcttccttgctatagctcagtctttaaggtgctactggactcttgctcttttctactagccttgctcaggtcttggaaatgagggctatggcttcctttattgagtccatccatctcttgttgggtcttcctcgctATAGctcagcctttaaggtgctactggactcttgctcttttctactagccttgctcaggtcttgcaaattgagggctatggcttcctttattgagtccatccatctcttgttgggtcttccttgctATAGCTCAgcctttaaggtggtactggactcttgctcttttctactagccttgctcaggtcttgcaaattgagggctatggcttcctttattgagtccatccatctcttgttgg includes:
- the RAD17 gene encoding cell cycle checkpoint protein RAD17; amino-acid sequence: MVICFGWKLQRLMMSKKTCKRKVIDWVEPSFTDFCKNTNSSSSILHKKTPTDTNHHQKRKEHFSLLESGKSGRKKGKSSSRNERVQISRQNCNEIEPWVDKYKPKTQNELAIHKKKIEEVEAWLKAQVFQRQTKQGGSILLLTGPSGCGKSATLEILAKDLGIQVQEWINPVLMDFRKDDFQDALNNDFQVLPYQSQTVLFQEFLLRANKYTKLQMVGDIMKTEERLILVEDVPNHFYRDPSKLHEILRTFVRTGRCPLVFIISDGASAASSQRSLFPKEIHQELCIANISFNPVAPTIMLKVLNRITTIEANTNGEKIDVPNKSSMELICKGCSGDIRSAINSLQFSSLKECSLENNLWSQRKGNSTLKCDLLCKVKKKNSLEGQELQAVGSKDASIFLFHALGKILYCKREQIMELGFPCLPAHLSQHERSPLLVQPEDVIEKSHMPGDLFNLYLHQNYVDFFSDIEDLVRASEYLSTADLLCSNWDARPTLQEYSASVVARGMMHSNRARAFAHSKGGMGFRPLHKPQWFLINKKYQENCIAAKSLFSSFCLPPLCLQTQLLPYLALLTNPMRNQAQITFIQDVGRLPLKKHFGRLKLEILTDKDSAIQVLDSDDESDFAGMQSTNVKVQLENNTSERNESDECLLSASQALGNELSCSQPQPVTAQAIMEDDELNIEEYDTD